CAGAGCCGTGCGCGGCAGGTCGTCGACGAAAACGATGTCGCGCGGCACCTTGAAGCGGGCGAGCTCGGTCAGCACATGCGCCTTCAGATCCGCCGCCTCGACCGAACATCCCTTGCGCCGGATCACGTAGGCGACCGGCACCTCGTCCCATCTGGGATCGGGCCGGCCGATCACACCGCATTCGACCACGTCGGGATGTTCCAGCAGCACGCGCTCGACTTCCGCCGGATAGACGTTCTCGCCGCCGGAAATGATCATGTTCTTCTTGCGGTCGTGGACATAGAAATAGCCGTCGGCGTCGCGCAGCCCGATATCGCCGGTGCGGTACCAGCCGTCATGCAGCGCCTCGCGCGTGGCTTCCTGGTTGCCCCAATATTCGTAGAACACGTTGGGGCCGCGCACCGCGATTTCCCCCGGCGTGCCCGGCGGCAGCTCGGCGCCATCGTCGTCGATGATGGTGGCTTCGCAGCACAAGCCGGGAAGGCCGGTCGAGCCGACGCGCGAGAGATCGCCGCCGAGCCGGGTATAGACCGCGACCGGGCAGGTCTCGGTCGAGCCATAGACCTGCAGCACCGGCACCCCGCGCGTGACGAAGCGCTCGATCAGATGCGGCGGCACGATGGTCGATCCGGTCGAGACCGCCCTCAGAGAGGACAGGTCTGCAGTGGCCCAGCCGGGATGCTCGGTCACGGCCTGAATGGTCGCGGGCACCAGCACCGTCAGGGTCGGCCGATCGCGCGCGAATGCTGCGAGCGTCGCATCCGGCGTGAAGCGCGGATGGATGGTCACGGTGGCGCCATGGTGCAGCGCCGGCGTGGTCTGGATATTGAGGCCGCCGACATGGAAGAAGGGCAGCACGGTGAGCACATGATCCTCGGAGGTGAGGCCATGCATGTGCTGGCTCATCACTCCGTTCCACAGCAGCGCCTCCTGCCGCAGCACCGCGCCCTTCGGCCTTCCGGTCGTGCCGGAGGTATAGACGATCAGCAGCGGGCAGGTGAGGTCGGTGTGCGGATTGCGGCCATCGCCGCGGGCGCGGGTCAGCAACTCGTCGAATGCGCTGCCCCGCGGCGGCACGAAATCGAGCCCGACGATGCTGGCCTCGGGCAGGCTGGTTTCCAGCGCGGGGAGGACTTCCGCGAAGGCTTGTTCCAGCGCCAGCACCTTTACCGAAGCATCCGACAGGATGAACAATTGCTCGGCCACCGCGAGCCGCCAGTTCAGCGGCACCAGCATGGCGCCGAGTCGAGCGCAGGCATAGAGCAGCACCAGGTAGTCGGGCCGGTTCTGGCTGAGGATCGCGACGCGGTCGCCGCGGCTGACGCCGTATTCGGCCTTCAGCGCCTGCGCGGTCTGCGCGATGCGGATACTGAACGCCGCGTAGCTCAGAACCTCGCCTTCGAAAATGGTCGCAGGCTTGTCCGGCGTGAACGCCGCATTCCGTTCGATGAGATCGGAAAGGTCCATTTCGAACTAGTCGTCCGTCTCGCCGGTCTCATACAGCGCCTCGCGGCCGATGCGATCGAGACAGAGCTCGGCGGTCCACGGCAGCATCAGCGCGCCGCAACGGCTGTCGCGATAGATCCGCTCCAGCGGCAGCGACTTCAGCATCGACTGGCCGCCGCAGGTGCGGATCGCCAGGGTCGCGATCTCGTTGGCGCCTTCCATGGCGGAATATTGCGCGGCATAGGCGCGCAGCACCTGTTCCTTGCTCGGGTTGGGCCCGGCCTCGGTGACCGCCTGGAACCAGATCGACTTGATCTGCTCGAGCTTGATCTGCATCTGCGCGACCGCGATCTGCTTGGTCGGATACATCCGCCGCTTGACCGGCGGCGTGCCCGGCACCTCGCCGCGCAGGTAGCGCACGGTGAAATCGTAGGCGGCTTGCGCGAGGCCCATATAGGTCGGCGACAGCGTCAGGAACATGTGCGGCCAGCGCATCGCCGCCTGGAAATAGACGCCACGCGGCATCAGCGCCGCATCCTCCGGCACGAACACATCCTTGAACAGCAGCGTGCGCGACACCGTGCCGCGCATGCCGAGCGGATCCCAGTCGCCGACCACCGATACGCCGTCGGTCTTGGCCGGGATCGCGAGATAGAGCGTGTTGCGCCGGGAGGCCGTCTCGCCTTCGGCGACTTCGGTGCAGAGCACGCCGTAGTAGTCGGCGTGACCCGCGAGCGAGGCGAAGATCTTCTTGCCGTTGACGATCCAGCCGCCCTTGACCGGCTTGGCCTCGGTGCCGAACGCGACGCCGCCGGCCGCGGCCGCGCCGCCTTCCGAGAACGGCTGCGAATAAACCGCGCCGTCGTCGACGATGCGCTTGTAGTGCACCGCTCGCCTGCGTTCATGCTCATCGCGGGTGGCGGCGTCCATGTCGAGGTCGTCGGCCAGCGGCCCGGACCACAGCGTCGAGCAGACGTGCATGTTCCAGGTCAGCGCGGTCGCGCCGCAATAGCGGCCGATCTCGGCGGCGGCCAGCGCATAGGTCTGGTAGTCCGCGCCGAGGCCGCGGTGCTTCCTGGGGATGGCGATGCCGAGTAGGCCGGTGCGGTGCAGGTCCCGGTAATTCTCGGTCGGGAATTTCGCCTCGCGATCATAGGCTGCGGCGCGGCCGGCGAACACGCTCTGGCCGAGCTGGCGCGCCCGCGCGATGATTTCGGCCTGTTCGTCGTTGAGGCGAAACGCGTTGGGATCGAAGATCGGCGCATCCAGTACGATCCCGTTCATGGTCGCCACGCTCTTGCTTGCCTGTACCGTCATCATGCCGTCACTTGGGTTGCTGCCACATGGGCCTTCAGGAATTGATCCAGCGCGGCATTGAAGGTGCCGGGGCGCTCCAGATTGACGAGGTGCCCGACGCCTTCGAGCTCGATGTATCTTGCCGACGGAATATAGGTCGCCATCTTCGCCATCATCGGCGCCGGCGCATTCCTGTCCCTGGAGCCCGACAGCACCAGCGTCGGCACCGCAATATTCTTGAGCGCGTTGCGCTGGTCGAACCCCATCAGCGCCAGCATGGTGGCGCGGTAGGTGACCTCGGGAACGGAGGCCATGCAGTCGCGGGCGAGCTTCATGCCAGTCTCGTCGGGATCGTCGCCGACCAATTCCTTCACCAGGGTCGGCGCCAGCGAAACCATGGTTTCACCGCGGTCGAGCGGGCCGAGCCGCGCCTCCAGGAACGATTTCTGCCAGTCGCCATCGGGTTTTCCGAACGCCGGACTGGTCTGCGCAAGGACCACGGCGGCGGCGAGGCGAGGCTCTTTCACCAGCAGTTGCTGAACGATCATGCCGCCGATCGAATGCCCGACCAGGATCGGCTTTGTCGCGCCGACCTGCCGCAGGAAATCGGCCAGGGCATCCGCGAGAGCGGCGATGCTGACGGCTGTCAGCGGTGCCGAGCCGCCATAGCCGGGCATGTCCCAAGCCATGGCGCGATAGCGATCGCCGAAAAAATTTAGCTGGCCCCGCCACGCCCGCGCCGCGCCGCCGATTCCATGCAGGAACACCAGCGGCGGCTTGCCGGGATCGCCCGCGGCCTCATAGCCGAAGCGGCCGTCGCTGGTTTTCATCGGTGCAGAATCGGGCACGCCGGGCCTCCGCCAAGTCGGACCTGCCGATGCCAGCAGACCTCTCCAAGTCCAGCTGACGCTACCTGCAGGGTCCGCTCTGTCAAGCTTATCGCACGCCGGTTTCTTGCAAAAGCTTTAAGTTTAAAATATACGAAAGTCTCGATGCCGATGAACCGTTCAGGGAGGCCGCGCATGTCCGGACTGCCGCAATCCTCGCATGCGCTTGTCACCGGTGGCGGGCGAGGTATCGGCCGCGAGATCGCCTCCGCGCTCGTGCGCGCCGGGGCAACCGTCACGGTGCTCGGCCGCAATCGCGCTGTTCTGGATGAGGCCATTGCCGC
The genomic region above belongs to Bradyrhizobium sediminis and contains:
- a CDS encoding class I adenylate-forming enzyme family protein produces the protein MDLSDLIERNAAFTPDKPATIFEGEVLSYAAFSIRIAQTAQALKAEYGVSRGDRVAILSQNRPDYLVLLYACARLGAMLVPLNWRLAVAEQLFILSDASVKVLALEQAFAEVLPALETSLPEASIVGLDFVPPRGSAFDELLTRARGDGRNPHTDLTCPLLIVYTSGTTGRPKGAVLRQEALLWNGVMSQHMHGLTSEDHVLTVLPFFHVGGLNIQTTPALHHGATVTIHPRFTPDATLAAFARDRPTLTVLVPATIQAVTEHPGWATADLSSLRAVSTGSTIVPPHLIERFVTRGVPVLQVYGSTETCPVAVYTRLGGDLSRVGSTGLPGLCCEATIIDDDGAELPPGTPGEIAVRGPNVFYEYWGNQEATREALHDGWYRTGDIGLRDADGYFYVHDRKKNMIISGGENVYPAEVERVLLEHPDVVECGVIGRPDPRWDEVPVAYVIRRKGCSVEAADLKAHVLTELARFKVPRDIVFVDDLPRTALGKVQHFMLRRLDAPESSQGEAI
- a CDS encoding acyl-CoA dehydrogenase family protein, translating into MTVQASKSVATMNGIVLDAPIFDPNAFRLNDEQAEIIARARQLGQSVFAGRAAAYDREAKFPTENYRDLHRTGLLGIAIPRKHRGLGADYQTYALAAAEIGRYCGATALTWNMHVCSTLWSGPLADDLDMDAATRDEHERRRAVHYKRIVDDGAVYSQPFSEGGAAAAGGVAFGTEAKPVKGGWIVNGKKIFASLAGHADYYGVLCTEVAEGETASRRNTLYLAIPAKTDGVSVVGDWDPLGMRGTVSRTLLFKDVFVPEDAALMPRGVYFQAAMRWPHMFLTLSPTYMGLAQAAYDFTVRYLRGEVPGTPPVKRRMYPTKQIAVAQMQIKLEQIKSIWFQAVTEAGPNPSKEQVLRAYAAQYSAMEGANEIATLAIRTCGGQSMLKSLPLERIYRDSRCGALMLPWTAELCLDRIGREALYETGETDD
- a CDS encoding alpha/beta fold hydrolase, producing the protein MKTSDGRFGYEAAGDPGKPPLVFLHGIGGAARAWRGQLNFFGDRYRAMAWDMPGYGGSAPLTAVSIAALADALADFLRQVGATKPILVGHSIGGMIVQQLLVKEPRLAAAVVLAQTSPAFGKPDGDWQKSFLEARLGPLDRGETMVSLAPTLVKELVGDDPDETGMKLARDCMASVPEVTYRATMLALMGFDQRNALKNIAVPTLVLSGSRDRNAPAPMMAKMATYIPSARYIELEGVGHLVNLERPGTFNAALDQFLKAHVAATQVTA